One Primulina huaijiensis isolate GDHJ02 chromosome 5, ASM1229523v2, whole genome shotgun sequence DNA segment encodes these proteins:
- the LOC140976748 gene encoding transcription factor GTE4-like isoform X3 has protein sequence MLSGGDEEPKELENLGERKVYSRKSFKGLKNNKTSGNSTREPPKAQALAPEGLDSLKRLGNSSFDAGSDNFSGLNRDGLPGKGGVFRQEDRVRISLSMKSKSEALDLRRKLEGERDMIRSLMRKIEANEGEKNSHTYGTSGGNKVTEGVGLVRTSKPLKQLSVSVFEDSKGGSESVEKEKRTPKANKMYRNSEFLLAKDKFLPPENNKKLKSSEKKGGTSDTGHRFMSAKFPKLILKSCNVLLERLMKHKHGWVFNTPVDAAGLGLHDYFEIIKKPMDLGTVKTRLNQSWYKSPVEFAEDVRLIFQNAMTYNPKGQDVYVMAEQLAQVFEDKWTLIEADYMRELKLAVDFDVGTHTPISRKTPQQSKQVTNKKKTLDRSESMTYPVEPKRKLVNAAQSGKVTTPKKPKAKDPNKREMTYDEKQKLSVNLQSLPSEKLENVVHIIRKRNPSVSQQDDEIEVDIDCVDTETLWELDRFITNYKKSLSKSKRQAESLNQSNTDPEQNTQEKTLMAKVLPDLVVDSHQQSESRSHESHQ, from the exons ATGTTGAGTGGGGGAGATGAAGAGCCTAAAGAGTTAGAAAATTTGGGTGAGCGTAAGGTTTACTCGAGAAAGTCCTTTAAAGGGttgaaaaataacaaaaccaGTGGTAATTCAACTAGAGAACCGCCAAAAGCTCAAGCTTTGGCTCCTGAAGGATTGGATTCACTGAAAAGATTAGGCAACTCTAGTTTCGATGCGGGGTCCGATAATTTTTCGGGGCTGAATCGGGATGGGTTGCCTGGGAAGGGTGGGGTTTTTAGGCAGGAAGATAGGGTTCGGATAAGTCTGTCTATGAAGTCGAAATCTGAGGCACTAGATCTCAGGAGAAAACTGGAGGGTGAAAGGGATATGATACGAAGTTTAATGAGGAAGATTGAGGCGAATGAGGGAGAAAAGAATTCACACACCTACGGGACTAGTGGTGGAAATAAAGTAACAGAGGGCGTGGGACTAGTTCGCACGTCCAAGCCGTTGAAACAGTTGAGTGTGTCGGTATTTGAGGATAGCAAAGGGGGGAGTGAGAGTGTAGAGAAAGAGAAGAGGACGCCCAAGGCGAATAAAATGTATAGAAATTCAGAATTCTTGCTCGCAAAGGATAAGTTTCTTCCACCAGAAAATAACAAGAAACTGAAGTCTAGTGAGAAGAAGGGAGGAACAAGCGATACAGGGCACAGATTTATGTCCGCAAAGTTTCCGAAGCTAATACTTAAAAGTTGTAATGTGCTGTTAGAAAGATTGATGAAGCACAAGCATGGTTGGGTATTTAATACCCCCGTTGATGCAGCTGGCCTTGGCTTGCACGactattttgaaattataaaaaaacccaTGGACCTTGGTACTGTGAAAACCAGGCTAAATCAGAGTTGGTACAAGTCTCCTGTAGAATTTGCCGAGGATGTAAGACTCATATTTCAAAATGCGATGACGTATAACCCAAAAGGACAAGATGTTTATGTGATGGCGGAACAGTTGGCCCAAGTGTTTGAGGATAAATGGACTCTCATAGAGGCTGATTACATGCGTGAGTTGAAGCTTGCTGTGGATTTTGATGTGGGGACTCATACACCTATCTCACGGAAGACTCCTCAACAGTCAAAACAAGTAACCAATAAGAAAAAAACTCTGGATAGATCAGAATCTATGACCTATCCTGTTGAGCCTAAACGAAAACTTGTGAATGCTGCTCAATCTGGTAAGGTTACTACTCCAAAGAAACCCAAAGCAAAAGATCCAAATAAAAGGGAGATGACATATGATGAAAAGCAAAAACTTAGTGTAAATTTGCAGAGTCTACCTTCTGAGAAGCTTGAGAATGTTGTTCACATTATAAGAAAGAGGAATCCATCGGTTTCACAGCAAGACGATGAGATTGAGGTTGACATAGACTGTGTTGATACTGAAACACTTTGGGAGCTTGATAGGTTTATTACCAATTACAAGAAGAGTTTGAGCAAAAGCAAGAGACAGGCTGAATCATTGAATCAGTCGAATACTGATCCTGAGCAAAACACCCAAGAAAAG ACTCTGATGGCGAAAGTTCTTCCAGATCTGGTAGTGGACAGTCACCAACAGAGTGAGTCGAG
- the LOC140976748 gene encoding transcription factor GTE4-like isoform X2 codes for MLSGGDEEPKELENLGERKVYSRKSFKGLKNNKTSGNSTREPPKAQALAPEGLDSLKRLGNSSFDAGSDNFSGLNRDGLPGKGGVFRQEDRVRISLSMKSKSEALDLRRKLEGERDMIRSLMRKIEANEGEKNSHTYGTSGGNKVTEGVGLVRTSKPLKQLSVSVFEDSKGGSESVEKEKRTPKANKMYRNSEFLLAKDKFLPPENNKKLKSSEKKGGTSDTGHRFMSAKFPKLILKSCNVLLERLMKHKHGWVFNTPVDAAGLGLHDYFEIIKKPMDLGTVKTRLNQSWYKSPVEFAEDVRLIFQNAMTYNPKGQDVYVMAEQLAQVFEDKWTLIEADYMRELKLAVDFDVGTHTPISRKTPQQSKQVTNKKKTLDRSESMTYPVEPKRKLVNAAQSGKVTTPKKPKAKDPNKREMTYDEKQKLSVNLQSLPSEKLENVVHIIRKRNPSVSQQDDEIEVDIDCVDTETLWELDRFITNYKKSLSKSKRQAESLNQSNTDPEQNTQEKIPASLVTETPKESRKDSDGESSSRSGSGQSPTE; via the exons ATGTTGAGTGGGGGAGATGAAGAGCCTAAAGAGTTAGAAAATTTGGGTGAGCGTAAGGTTTACTCGAGAAAGTCCTTTAAAGGGttgaaaaataacaaaaccaGTGGTAATTCAACTAGAGAACCGCCAAAAGCTCAAGCTTTGGCTCCTGAAGGATTGGATTCACTGAAAAGATTAGGCAACTCTAGTTTCGATGCGGGGTCCGATAATTTTTCGGGGCTGAATCGGGATGGGTTGCCTGGGAAGGGTGGGGTTTTTAGGCAGGAAGATAGGGTTCGGATAAGTCTGTCTATGAAGTCGAAATCTGAGGCACTAGATCTCAGGAGAAAACTGGAGGGTGAAAGGGATATGATACGAAGTTTAATGAGGAAGATTGAGGCGAATGAGGGAGAAAAGAATTCACACACCTACGGGACTAGTGGTGGAAATAAAGTAACAGAGGGCGTGGGACTAGTTCGCACGTCCAAGCCGTTGAAACAGTTGAGTGTGTCGGTATTTGAGGATAGCAAAGGGGGGAGTGAGAGTGTAGAGAAAGAGAAGAGGACGCCCAAGGCGAATAAAATGTATAGAAATTCAGAATTCTTGCTCGCAAAGGATAAGTTTCTTCCACCAGAAAATAACAAGAAACTGAAGTCTAGTGAGAAGAAGGGAGGAACAAGCGATACAGGGCACAGATTTATGTCCGCAAAGTTTCCGAAGCTAATACTTAAAAGTTGTAATGTGCTGTTAGAAAGATTGATGAAGCACAAGCATGGTTGGGTATTTAATACCCCCGTTGATGCAGCTGGCCTTGGCTTGCACGactattttgaaattataaaaaaacccaTGGACCTTGGTACTGTGAAAACCAGGCTAAATCAGAGTTGGTACAAGTCTCCTGTAGAATTTGCCGAGGATGTAAGACTCATATTTCAAAATGCGATGACGTATAACCCAAAAGGACAAGATGTTTATGTGATGGCGGAACAGTTGGCCCAAGTGTTTGAGGATAAATGGACTCTCATAGAGGCTGATTACATGCGTGAGTTGAAGCTTGCTGTGGATTTTGATGTGGGGACTCATACACCTATCTCACGGAAGACTCCTCAACAGTCAAAACAAGTAACCAATAAGAAAAAAACTCTGGATAGATCAGAATCTATGACCTATCCTGTTGAGCCTAAACGAAAACTTGTGAATGCTGCTCAATCTGGTAAGGTTACTACTCCAAAGAAACCCAAAGCAAAAGATCCAAATAAAAGGGAGATGACATATGATGAAAAGCAAAAACTTAGTGTAAATTTGCAGAGTCTACCTTCTGAGAAGCTTGAGAATGTTGTTCACATTATAAGAAAGAGGAATCCATCGGTTTCACAGCAAGACGATGAGATTGAGGTTGACATAGACTGTGTTGATACTGAAACACTTTGGGAGCTTGATAGGTTTATTACCAATTACAAGAAGAGTTTGAGCAAAAGCAAGAGACAGGCTGAATCATTGAATCAGTCGAATACTGATCCTGAGCAAAACACCCAAGAAAAG ATTCCTGCTTCCCTTGTTACAGAAACACCAAAAGAAAGTAGAAAAG ACTCTGATGGCGAAAGTTCTTCCAGATCTGGTAGTGGACAGTCACCAACAGAGTGA
- the LOC140976748 gene encoding transcription factor GTE4-like isoform X1 — protein MLSGGDEEPKELENLGERKVYSRKSFKGLKNNKTSGNSTREPPKAQALAPEGLDSLKRLGNSSFDAGSDNFSGLNRDGLPGKGGVFRQEDRVRISLSMKSKSEALDLRRKLEGERDMIRSLMRKIEANEGEKNSHTYGTSGGNKVTEGVGLVRTSKPLKQLSVSVFEDSKGGSESVEKEKRTPKANKMYRNSEFLLAKDKFLPPENNKKLKSSEKKGGTSDTGHRFMSAKFPKLILKSCNVLLERLMKHKHGWVFNTPVDAAGLGLHDYFEIIKKPMDLGTVKTRLNQSWYKSPVEFAEDVRLIFQNAMTYNPKGQDVYVMAEQLAQVFEDKWTLIEADYMRELKLAVDFDVGTHTPISRKTPQQSKQVTNKKKTLDRSESMTYPVEPKRKLVNAAQSGKVTTPKKPKAKDPNKREMTYDEKQKLSVNLQSLPSEKLENVVHIIRKRNPSVSQQDDEIEVDIDCVDTETLWELDRFITNYKKSLSKSKRQAESLNQSNTDPEQNTQEKIPASLVTETPKESRKDEKKVATPPAQLEELGGNDKNQGASSSSASSGSSSSDSDGESSSRSGSGQSPTE, from the exons ATGTTGAGTGGGGGAGATGAAGAGCCTAAAGAGTTAGAAAATTTGGGTGAGCGTAAGGTTTACTCGAGAAAGTCCTTTAAAGGGttgaaaaataacaaaaccaGTGGTAATTCAACTAGAGAACCGCCAAAAGCTCAAGCTTTGGCTCCTGAAGGATTGGATTCACTGAAAAGATTAGGCAACTCTAGTTTCGATGCGGGGTCCGATAATTTTTCGGGGCTGAATCGGGATGGGTTGCCTGGGAAGGGTGGGGTTTTTAGGCAGGAAGATAGGGTTCGGATAAGTCTGTCTATGAAGTCGAAATCTGAGGCACTAGATCTCAGGAGAAAACTGGAGGGTGAAAGGGATATGATACGAAGTTTAATGAGGAAGATTGAGGCGAATGAGGGAGAAAAGAATTCACACACCTACGGGACTAGTGGTGGAAATAAAGTAACAGAGGGCGTGGGACTAGTTCGCACGTCCAAGCCGTTGAAACAGTTGAGTGTGTCGGTATTTGAGGATAGCAAAGGGGGGAGTGAGAGTGTAGAGAAAGAGAAGAGGACGCCCAAGGCGAATAAAATGTATAGAAATTCAGAATTCTTGCTCGCAAAGGATAAGTTTCTTCCACCAGAAAATAACAAGAAACTGAAGTCTAGTGAGAAGAAGGGAGGAACAAGCGATACAGGGCACAGATTTATGTCCGCAAAGTTTCCGAAGCTAATACTTAAAAGTTGTAATGTGCTGTTAGAAAGATTGATGAAGCACAAGCATGGTTGGGTATTTAATACCCCCGTTGATGCAGCTGGCCTTGGCTTGCACGactattttgaaattataaaaaaacccaTGGACCTTGGTACTGTGAAAACCAGGCTAAATCAGAGTTGGTACAAGTCTCCTGTAGAATTTGCCGAGGATGTAAGACTCATATTTCAAAATGCGATGACGTATAACCCAAAAGGACAAGATGTTTATGTGATGGCGGAACAGTTGGCCCAAGTGTTTGAGGATAAATGGACTCTCATAGAGGCTGATTACATGCGTGAGTTGAAGCTTGCTGTGGATTTTGATGTGGGGACTCATACACCTATCTCACGGAAGACTCCTCAACAGTCAAAACAAGTAACCAATAAGAAAAAAACTCTGGATAGATCAGAATCTATGACCTATCCTGTTGAGCCTAAACGAAAACTTGTGAATGCTGCTCAATCTGGTAAGGTTACTACTCCAAAGAAACCCAAAGCAAAAGATCCAAATAAAAGGGAGATGACATATGATGAAAAGCAAAAACTTAGTGTAAATTTGCAGAGTCTACCTTCTGAGAAGCTTGAGAATGTTGTTCACATTATAAGAAAGAGGAATCCATCGGTTTCACAGCAAGACGATGAGATTGAGGTTGACATAGACTGTGTTGATACTGAAACACTTTGGGAGCTTGATAGGTTTATTACCAATTACAAGAAGAGTTTGAGCAAAAGCAAGAGACAGGCTGAATCATTGAATCAGTCGAATACTGATCCTGAGCAAAACACCCAAGAAAAG ATTCCTGCTTCCCTTGTTACAGAAACACCAAAAGAAAGTAGAAAAG ATGAAAAGAAAGTAGCCACACCTCCAGCTCAACTAGAAGAGCTTGGAggaaatgataaaaatcaagGAGCAAGTAGCTCTAGTGCTAGTTCAGGATCTTCATCCAGTG ACTCTGATGGCGAAAGTTCTTCCAGATCTGGTAGTGGACAGTCACCAACAGAGTGA
- the LOC140976749 gene encoding pentatricopeptide repeat-containing protein At3g58590-like codes for MRRITLVFLKTVRNHHLSIDFNHVSSTQKLHFSVSSNGQNIGHRNAILRNQEKIRFLDEAKSLHGLAITMGPTPMQESVFVNNRVISLYASLGDTFMARMLFDEMTERNVVSYNTMIGSYSRDGFLLEAWELLSEMRKCDLKPTQFTCGGLLSCHSLDVLQGMQLQALMEKTGLLCGEPFSGTALLGMYGRNGCLDEAIAVFECMPQKNLVTWNNMISVFGQMGFSEYSMFLLSVMMRSQMELSAYTFVNVLSGFQDGDMELGGLIHGIVIKHGFNTVVSVSNCLISMYAKCVDTHLAEKMFEEASVRDIVSWNTLSGAMESCGRPSKALDIFLQMCATGLLPNEATFVTVVSSCSRLQASLFGEFIHAKMIKRRFESSVYAGTSLVDFYAKCDKLEAAHICFDGIKEKNLVSWNSLILGYSNRGSFVSVRVLREMIHAGYRPNELSFSIVVKSSSPLELLQLHSLMIKMGYHQNDYALSSLISSYARNGLVSDALTFFEPNNATLPVASSNVIAWIYNRTGQYDKTQELYATMRDPDAISWNILIAACSRNGDYTEAFELFHHMRNSQVFPDNYTYVSLFNICTKLCNVALGSSLHGLIVKTDFTLCDTFLCNIMVDMYGKCGSLESSVMIFNQMVERNVISWTALISALGQNGYGNEALERFEEMERNSFKPDKVAFLAVFSACRHVGFVKEGMALFNEMKSKYGVEPEMDHYLLIVDLLAKYGHLKEAEQLILGMPIPPNALIWRSFLEGCKKQTNMGGLAVAV; via the coding sequence ATGAGAAGAATAACGTTAGTTTTTCTGAAGACCGTGAGAAATCATCATTTGTCCATAGATTTTAACCATGTTTCATCCACCCAAAAGCTTCACTTTTCTGTCAGCTCAAATGGTCAGAACATCGGACACCGAAATGCTATCCTCCGAAACCAAGAAAAAATCCGTTTCCTCGACGAAGCAAAATCTCTACACGGGCTCGCCATTACAATGGGTCCAACGCCAATGCAAGAATCTGTTTTTGTTAACAACAGGGTTATCTCACTGTACGCATCTCTCGGTGACACTTTCATGGCTCGTATGCTGTTCGACGAAATGACTGAAAGAAATGTTGTATCGTATAATACTATGATAGGCTCGTATAGTCGAGATGGGTTTTTGCTGGAAGCCTGGGAACTGCTTTCTGAAATGAGAAAATGTGATCTGAAGCCTACACAATTCACGTGTGGCGGTTTGTTATCATGTCATTCATTGGATGTCTTGCAAGGGATGCAGTTGCAGGCTTTGATGGAGAAGACAGGGTTGCTTTGTGGTGAACCTTTTTCCGGAACAGCATTGTTGGGAATGTACGGGAGGAATGGATGTTTAGATGAAGCTATTGCAGTATTTGAATGCATGCCTCAAAAGAACTTAGTCACCTGGAATAATATGATCTCTGTATTTGGACAGATGGGCTTCTCTGAATATAGCATGTTTTTATTATCTGTGATGATGAGGAGTCAAATGGAATTATCTGCGTACACTTTCGTCAATGTTTTATCTGGTTTTCAAGATGGTGACATGGAATTGGGAGGGCTAATACATGGGATCGTGATAAAGCATGGATTCAACACTGTTGTTTCTGTCTCTAATTGTCTGATTAGTATGTATGCAAAGTGCGTCGACACACACTTGGCAGAGAAAATGTTTGAGGAGGCTTCTGTTCGGGATATTGTTTCGTGGAACACGTTAAGTGGGGCAATGGAAAGTTGTGGTAGACCAAGCAAAGCACTGGATATCTTCCTTCAAATGTGCGCTACTGGATTATTGCCAAACGAGGCGACTTTTGTAACTGTTGTTAGCTCCTGTTCAAGACTGCAGGCTTCTTTGTTCGGGGAATTCATCCATGCCAAGATGATAAAGAGAAGATTTGAATCCAGTGTTTACGCTGGTACTTCTTTGGTTGATTTTTACGCCAAATGTGATAAATTGGAAGCAGCACACATTTGTTTTGATGGAATAAAGGAGAAGAATTTGGTTTCTTGGAATTCACTTATCCTGGGATATTCTAACAGAGGTTCTTTCGTCTCTGTTAGGGTGCTTCGTGAAATGATTCATGCTGGCTATCGCCCTAATGAGTTGTCATTTTCTATTGTTGTTAAATCATCATCACCGTTAGAGCTGCTTCAACTTCACTCGCTGATGATAAAAATGGGTTACCACCAAAATGATTATGCATTAAGCTCTTTAATCAGCTCATATGCCAGGAATGGTCTGGTATCTGATGCCTTGACTTTTTTCGAGCCTAACAATGCTACACTTCCTGTTGCTTCATCAAATGTTATTGCATGGATTTACAACCGAACCGGTCAATATGATAAAACTCAAGAGTTATATGCTACGATGCGGGATCCTGACGCCATTTCTTGGAATATTTTGATCGCTGCTTGTTCCAGGAATGGTGATTATACAGAGGCTTTTGAACTTTTTCACCATATGCGTAATTCCCAAGTCTTTCCTGACAACTACACTTACGTTAGCCTCTTCAACATTTGCACTAAATTGTGTAATGTTGCTCTTGGCAGTTCTCTGCATGGCCTTATCGTGAAGACTGATTTTACACTATGCGACACATTTCTCTGCAACATCATGGTCGACATGTATGGGAAATGTGGGAGCCTTGAGAGCTCGGTTATGATCTTTAACCAGATGGTGGAGAGGAACGTGATTTCTTGGACAGCTCTTATATCCGCCCTTGGACAGAACGGTTACGGAAATGAAGCATTAGAAAGATTTGAAGAGATGGAGAGAAACAGTTTCAAGCCCGACAAGGTTGCTTTTCTTGCTGTTTTCTCAGCTTGTAGACATGTTGGATTTGTGAAAGAAGGGATGGCATTGTTTAACGAAATGAAATCGAAGTACGGTGTTGAACCAGAAATGGATCACTATCTCCTGATTGTTGATCTACTGGCCAAATATGGGCATCTGAAAGAAGCTGAGCAACTGATTCTGGGGATGCCTATCCCTCCGAATGCCCTGATATGGCGTAGCTTTCTTGAAGGTTGCAAGAAACAAACGAACATGGGAGGTCTTGCTGTTGCAGTTTAA